A single Mangrovimonas sp. YM274 DNA region contains:
- the recF gene encoding DNA replication/repair protein RecF (All proteins in this family for which functions are known are DNA-binding proteins that assist the filamentation of RecA onto DNA for the initiation of recombination or recombinational repair.), translated as MILKSLSLVNYKNFESQSFTFDSKINCFVGANGIGKTNVLDAIYHLSFGKSYFNPIASQNIKHGEDFFVIDGVFDREERSEKIIVSLKKGQKKVIKRNAKAYDKFSDHIGFIPLVIISPADRDLILEGSETRRKFIDSVISQSDKVYLNNLINYNKVLSQRNALLKFFALNNTFNAQTLEVYNEQLHQYGSAIFKTRDEFLKTFIPIFKSRYDAISNSKETVNLSYKSDLFEHDLLELFAQNLNKDKALQYTSKGIHKDDLNFEIEDFPIKKFGSQGQQKSFLIALKLAQFDFIKQQSGVTPILLLDDIFDKLDEHRVAQIISLVDHENFGQLFLSDTHADRTENIIKQIHQSYQIFKL; from the coding sequence ATGATTTTAAAGTCTCTTTCATTAGTCAACTATAAGAATTTTGAAAGTCAATCCTTTACGTTTGATAGTAAAATCAATTGTTTTGTTGGAGCTAATGGCATTGGAAAAACCAATGTATTGGATGCTATTTACCATCTATCGTTTGGAAAAAGCTACTTCAACCCCATTGCTTCCCAAAACATAAAGCACGGTGAAGACTTTTTTGTAATTGATGGTGTTTTTGACCGTGAAGAGCGCTCCGAAAAGATTATTGTCTCGCTTAAGAAAGGACAGAAAAAGGTCATTAAACGCAACGCCAAGGCCTATGATAAGTTTAGCGACCATATTGGCTTTATCCCTTTGGTAATTATTTCACCTGCCGATAGAGATTTAATATTAGAGGGGAGCGAAACCAGACGCAAGTTTATCGACAGCGTTATTTCGCAAAGTGACAAGGTATATTTAAACAATCTGATCAATTACAACAAGGTCCTCTCCCAACGGAATGCCCTACTGAAGTTTTTCGCTTTAAACAACACTTTCAATGCCCAAACGCTGGAAGTTTACAACGAACAACTGCATCAATATGGGAGTGCTATTTTTAAAACCCGTGATGAATTTTTAAAAACATTTATCCCTATTTTCAAATCCCGTTACGACGCTATAAGCAATAGTAAAGAAACCGTCAACCTCAGTTACAAAAGCGACCTTTTTGAACATGACCTGCTAGAACTTTTTGCACAAAACCTCAACAAAGACAAGGCGTTACAATACACAAGCAAAGGCATTCACAAAGACGACCTTAATTTTGAAATAGAAGACTTTCCCATTAAAAAATTTGGAAGCCAAGGGCAGCAAAAGTCCTTTTTAATTGCCTTGAAATTGGCACAGTTCGATTTTATAAAACAGCAAAGCGGCGTTACTCCCATCCTACTTTTGGATGATATATTTGACAAACTTGACGAGCATCGCGTGGCACAAATTATTAGCTTGGTAGATCACGAAAATTTCGGACAATTGTTTCTAAGTGATACCCATGCAGACCGTACCGAAAACATCATCAAACAAATCCACCAATCTTATCAGATTTTCAAACTCTAA
- a CDS encoding lipocalin family protein produces MKSKLFLTVVACFTLLHCGKNPESSLQHLNGYWEIKEVTLADGSKKEYTFSNTIDYIEVNDSLVGFRKKLTPTLEGKFKTSGDAENIKAIIQNDSLILEYKTPYSSWKETVLKATEDKLLILNSRKDLYLYSRYEPLERMD; encoded by the coding sequence ATGAAATCCAAACTTTTCTTAACGGTTGTAGCCTGTTTTACTTTATTACACTGTGGTAAAAATCCAGAATCCTCCTTACAACATCTTAATGGCTATTGGGAAATTAAAGAAGTAACATTGGCCGATGGCTCTAAAAAGGAATACACTTTTAGTAACACCATCGATTACATAGAAGTCAATGACAGCCTAGTTGGTTTTAGAAAAAAATTAACCCCTACGCTGGAAGGCAAGTTTAAAACTTCAGGCGATGCCGAAAACATTAAGGCCATAATACAAAACGATAGCTTGATTTTAGAATACAAAACCCCGTATTCTAGTTGGAAGGAAACCGTGCTGAAAGCAACCGAAGACAAGCTTTTAATCCTCAATTCGCGGAAAGATTTGTACCTTTACAGTCGTTATGAACCTTTAGAACGCATGGATTAA
- a CDS encoding DUF721 domain-containing protein, whose translation MAKRHSEYLSISEILKEFVDTNNLQDGLDKIDVRDAWAKMMGNGVNNYTTAIQLERDTLYVQLSSSVLREELSYGKEKIISMLNESLGKEVIKTLVLR comes from the coding sequence ATGGCAAAACGGCACAGTGAATATTTAAGCATCAGTGAGATACTCAAGGAATTTGTGGATACCAATAATCTGCAGGACGGCCTAGACAAAATAGATGTAAGAGATGCCTGGGCAAAGATGATGGGAAATGGCGTGAACAACTATACTACCGCCATTCAATTGGAGCGTGATACCCTTTACGTACAATTGAGCTCTAGCGTACTTCGGGAAGAATTGAGTTACGGTAAAGAAAAAATCATTAGTATGCTCAACGAATCCTTGGGCAAGGAAGTTATCAAAACCCTAGTACTTCGTTAA
- a CDS encoding nucleoside-diphosphate kinase, protein MATNRTFTMLKPDSVEKGNIGAILEKITASGFRIVAMKLTQMTSADAEAFYAIHKERPFFGELVEYMTRGPIVAAILEKENAVEDFRTLIGATNPAEAAEGTIRQMYAESIGENAVHGSDSDENAAIEGAFHFAGREMF, encoded by the coding sequence ATGGCAACAAATAGAACATTTACAATGCTTAAGCCAGATTCTGTTGAAAAAGGGAATATTGGTGCGATTTTGGAGAAAATTACAGCTTCTGGATTTAGAATTGTAGCAATGAAATTAACTCAAATGACTTCTGCAGATGCAGAGGCTTTCTATGCAATCCACAAAGAAAGACCTTTCTTTGGAGAGTTGGTAGAATATATGACACGTGGTCCTATTGTAGCGGCTATCTTGGAAAAAGAAAATGCGGTTGAGGATTTTAGAACTTTGATTGGAGCTACTAATCCAGCTGAAGCAGCTGAAGGAACTATCCGTCAAATGTATGCAGAGTCTATCGGCGAGAATGCTGTTCACGGAAGTGATAGCGACGAAAATGCTGCCATTGAAGGAGCATTCCACTTTGCGGGAAGAGAAATGTTTTAA
- a CDS encoding bifunctional oligoribonuclease/PAP phosphatase NrnA, with the protein MTKQDIKNIQTLLSRPKHVVIIPHKNPDGDAMGASLALYHYLKNMDHQVAVIAPNDYPNFLKWMPADELVLKYELQRKESDELLKNADLIFTLDFNALNRIGDMEHAVKTSEAIKVMIDHHQQPDDYALYTYSDVSMSSTCEMIYHFIDMLGGLKSINQDIATCLYTGIMTDTGSFRFASTTSTTHKVIAHLMDQGAQNAQIHNNIYDTNSFDRLQLLGRALSNLKILPEYKTAYISLTQEDLNTFNFKKGDTEGFVNYGLSLEGVVLAVIFIENQQEGIVKISLRSKGDFSVNELSRAHFEGGGHTNAAGGKSDLSLEATIEKFISILPSYKHVLNHE; encoded by the coding sequence ATGACAAAGCAAGATATCAAGAACATCCAAACGCTTTTAAGCAGACCAAAACACGTTGTAATAATCCCTCACAAAAATCCAGATGGCGATGCTATGGGAGCGTCCTTGGCTCTTTACCATTACCTTAAAAACATGGACCATCAGGTGGCAGTGATTGCCCCTAACGATTATCCCAACTTTTTGAAATGGATGCCCGCCGATGAACTTGTCCTTAAATATGAACTGCAGCGAAAAGAAAGTGATGAACTACTTAAAAATGCAGATCTAATCTTTACGTTAGATTTTAACGCCCTTAATCGCATAGGGGATATGGAACATGCCGTAAAAACTTCGGAGGCGATTAAAGTCATGATTGACCATCATCAGCAACCGGACGACTATGCCTTGTACACCTACTCTGACGTGAGCATGTCCTCAACCTGTGAAATGATCTATCACTTTATTGATATGTTGGGCGGTTTAAAGTCCATTAACCAAGATATAGCCACCTGCCTTTACACAGGCATCATGACCGACACAGGGTCGTTTCGCTTTGCGTCTACAACAAGTACTACCCACAAAGTAATTGCCCATTTAATGGATCAAGGCGCCCAAAATGCCCAAATCCACAATAATATATACGACACGAATTCCTTCGACCGCTTGCAGTTGTTAGGACGTGCCCTGAGTAATCTTAAAATATTACCCGAATATAAAACAGCTTACATTTCCTTAACTCAAGAAGACCTTAACACCTTCAATTTTAAAAAAGGAGATACTGAAGGTTTTGTGAATTACGGACTGTCTTTAGAAGGTGTTGTGCTAGCGGTAATCTTTATAGAAAACCAACAGGAGGGTATTGTAAAGATTTCTTTGCGAAGCAAAGGAGATTTCTCAGTGAACGAATTATCCCGTGCCCATTTTGAAGGAGGTGGCCACACCAACGCAGCCGGCGGCAAAAGCGATTTGTCCCTTGAGGCCACTATTGAAAAATTTATTAGTATATTACCGAGCTATAAACATGTCCTAAATCATGAATAA
- the gldI gene encoding gliding motility-associated peptidyl-prolyl isomerase GldI → MNKYILIGLLASCAMACKSPEARKPVTVNKGSFINLSVERNIKLNQKEREFIEGIIQKDTSNTYIASESGFWYYYNTKVAQDTITPNFGDIVNFDYSVTDLSGNQIYSEEEIVPMDYAMDKEELFTGLREGLKLMKPGETVTFFFPSQKAYGYYGDSNRIGTNTPLICKVTVNTITQTQND, encoded by the coding sequence ATGAATAAATATATACTAATAGGGCTCTTGGCAAGTTGCGCCATGGCATGCAAGTCTCCAGAGGCCCGAAAACCGGTCACGGTTAACAAAGGATCCTTTATCAATTTGTCGGTAGAGCGTAATATTAAGCTCAACCAAAAGGAACGCGAATTTATTGAAGGTATCATTCAAAAAGACACCAGCAACACTTATATAGCTTCAGAAAGTGGCTTTTGGTATTATTACAACACCAAGGTAGCCCAAGATACAATCACCCCAAACTTTGGAGACATCGTTAATTTCGATTACAGTGTCACCGATTTAAGTGGTAATCAAATCTATTCCGAAGAAGAAATTGTTCCCATGGATTATGCCATGGACAAGGAAGAGTTGTTCACTGGCCTTCGTGAAGGTCTTAAATTAATGAAACCGGGGGAAACCGTTACATTTTTCTTCCCTTCTCAAAAAGCCTATGGGTATTATGGTGATTCCAATAGAATTGGCACCAATACCCCACTTATTTGTAAAGTCACAGTTAATACTATAACCCAAACCCAAAATGATTAA
- a CDS encoding peptidylprolyl isomerase yields MKNKVLQLFFLVALMTTTACNDKYPDLEDGLYAEFVTNKGTMVAKLYYDKVPVTVANFVALAEGTHPMVKEEYKGKKYYNGTTFHRVIDQFMIQGGDPTATGTGDPGYKFEDEFNPDLMHDKPGILSMANSGSATNGSQFFITEVPTPNLNNRHAVFGELVLGLEIQDSISNVETSKPGDKPKEDVVIQELNIIRKGSEAKSFDAPKVYMEELPKIKDKQKALREEAKKKAEEERLEREAKNAEAGAAFKATLDGYNANATTLPSGLKMYVIKEGTGEKPNTGDMVKVNYEGYFADGRLFDSNVKEVAERHGMFNEMRDQQNGYQPMPMKVSPDANMIPGFKEGVGTMKVGERSYFYLPYHLAYGERAAGPIPAKSDLIFIVEMVEDTKQ; encoded by the coding sequence ATGAAAAACAAAGTATTGCAATTATTTTTTCTTGTTGCCTTAATGACAACCACGGCATGTAATGACAAGTATCCTGACCTAGAGGATGGTTTATATGCTGAATTTGTTACCAACAAAGGAACTATGGTCGCCAAGTTATATTACGACAAAGTTCCGGTAACCGTTGCAAATTTTGTTGCCCTTGCCGAAGGAACCCACCCAATGGTAAAGGAAGAGTATAAAGGAAAGAAATACTATAACGGTACGACCTTCCACCGCGTTATCGACCAATTTATGATTCAGGGAGGAGACCCTACCGCAACAGGGACAGGAGATCCTGGATACAAGTTTGAAGACGAATTCAATCCAGACCTAATGCATGACAAACCAGGTATTTTGTCAATGGCCAATTCGGGATCTGCAACCAATGGAAGTCAGTTTTTTATCACCGAAGTACCTACTCCAAACCTTAACAACCGTCACGCTGTTTTTGGAGAGTTGGTTTTAGGTCTTGAAATTCAGGACAGCATTTCCAATGTGGAGACTTCTAAGCCTGGAGACAAGCCTAAAGAAGATGTAGTGATCCAAGAATTGAACATCATCAGAAAAGGATCGGAAGCCAAAAGTTTCGATGCACCAAAAGTGTATATGGAAGAACTTCCTAAAATCAAGGACAAACAAAAAGCCTTAAGAGAAGAAGCTAAGAAAAAAGCTGAAGAAGAGCGTTTGGAAAGAGAAGCTAAAAATGCCGAAGCTGGCGCTGCTTTTAAAGCAACTTTGGACGGATACAATGCTAATGCTACAACCCTTCCTTCTGGATTAAAAATGTATGTTATTAAAGAAGGTACTGGTGAAAAACCAAATACAGGAGACATGGTAAAGGTGAACTACGAAGGGTACTTTGCCGATGGTCGTTTATTTGACAGCAACGTTAAGGAAGTGGCAGAAAGACACGGTATGTTCAACGAAATGAGAGACCAACAAAATGGATACCAACCTATGCCAATGAAGGTAAGTCCAGATGCCAATATGATTCCTGGATTTAAAGAAGGTGTTGGAACCATGAAGGTAGGTGAGCGTTCCTATTTCTACTTACCATACCACTTGGCTTATGGCGAGCGTGCTGCAGGTCCAATTCCAGCAAAATCAGATTTGATTTTTATTGTGGAAATGGTTGAAGACACAAAACAATAA
- a CDS encoding aminoacyl-histidine dipeptidase — MNSEIRQLEPKALWNKFADLNAVPRPSKKEERVIAFMKAFGENLGLETIVDKVGNVIIKKPATSGMEDRKAIVMQSHLDMVHQKNNDTNFDFDTQGIDMYVDGDWVRAKGTTLGADNGLGVATIMAILESSDIEHPAIEALFTIDEETGMTGAMGLEGGLLEGEILLNLDTEEDDEIGVGCAGGVDVTATRSYEEEETPEFKMGFLIEVKGLQGGHSGMQIHEGLGNANKIMNRLLFDGFENFGLRISEINGGGLRNAIPRESKAIVAIDSMHEEVFIAETNDLANDIKTELKTMEPDLEIIVTKIETPERIMDLGVQEGFTRALYAAWNGVYRMSADIPGLVETSNNIANVVIKDGKIKVGCLTRSSVESSKWDLANTLRAAFELTGCEVEFSGDYPGWTPNMDSDILKVMVPLYKELNQGEEPHVAACHAGLECGILGTNYPEMDMISFGPNIKGAHSPDERAQISSAQKYWKFVLEILKAIPKK; from the coding sequence ATGAATTCAGAAATAAGACAGTTGGAACCAAAGGCGTTATGGAATAAATTCGCCGATTTGAATGCCGTTCCAAGACCGTCAAAAAAGGAAGAGCGTGTGATTGCGTTCATGAAAGCATTTGGTGAAAACCTAGGCTTGGAAACCATTGTGGACAAGGTAGGTAATGTCATCATTAAAAAACCTGCAACCTCTGGAATGGAGGATAGAAAGGCCATTGTGATGCAATCGCATTTGGATATGGTACACCAAAAAAATAACGATACCAATTTCGATTTTGATACCCAAGGCATCGACATGTATGTGGACGGCGATTGGGTACGTGCCAAAGGAACGACCCTTGGTGCCGATAACGGTTTGGGGGTGGCTACCATTATGGCTATTTTGGAAAGCAGCGATATTGAGCACCCAGCCATTGAGGCTTTGTTTACCATAGACGAAGAAACGGGAATGACCGGTGCTATGGGATTGGAAGGCGGTTTGTTGGAAGGTGAGATTTTATTGAATCTTGACACCGAAGAAGACGATGAAATCGGTGTAGGATGTGCCGGAGGTGTAGACGTCACGGCTACCCGTAGTTATGAAGAGGAGGAAACTCCAGAATTTAAAATGGGATTCCTAATTGAGGTGAAAGGACTTCAAGGGGGCCATTCTGGAATGCAGATCCATGAAGGATTGGGTAATGCCAACAAAATCATGAACCGTTTGTTGTTTGATGGGTTTGAAAACTTTGGTTTGCGAATTTCTGAAATCAACGGAGGTGGTTTGCGAAATGCTATTCCAAGAGAAAGCAAAGCCATTGTGGCCATAGATAGCATGCACGAAGAAGTGTTTATTGCAGAGACCAATGATTTGGCTAATGACATCAAAACCGAGTTGAAAACCATGGAACCAGATTTGGAAATCATCGTGACCAAAATTGAAACTCCAGAGCGTATTATGGATCTTGGCGTTCAAGAAGGATTTACCAGAGCTTTGTATGCCGCTTGGAATGGGGTGTACCGTATGAGTGCCGATATTCCTGGTTTGGTAGAAACCTCCAATAACATTGCCAATGTGGTGATTAAGGATGGTAAAATTAAAGTGGGTTGTTTGACACGTTCTTCTGTTGAAAGTTCTAAATGGGATTTAGCCAATACCCTTAGGGCAGCTTTTGAATTGACAGGTTGCGAAGTAGAGTTCAGTGGGGATTATCCAGGATGGACACCAAATATGGATTCAGATATTTTAAAGGTGATGGTTCCTTTGTATAAAGAATTGAACCAAGGTGAGGAGCCACATGTGGCCGCTTGCCATGCTGGTTTGGAATGTGGTATTTTGGGAACCAACTATCCAGAAATGGACATGATTAGTTTTGGACCAAATATTAAGGGAGCGCACTCGCCAGACGAACGCGCACAGATTTCTTCTGCTCAAAAATATTGGAAGTTTGTATTGGAAATTCTAAAAGCGATTCCAAAGAAATAA
- a CDS encoding DUF3810 domain-containing protein: MQNFGRLFIAFSILLQIAFIKLIAKFPEFVERWYSHGLYVWISKSMRFVFGWLPFSIGDVFYTLATLYILRWFYTNRKRMFKNFKSWAIDVLMALSMGYLAFHMLWAFNYYRLPLHQSLGLEKDYTTEALLSTAERLTEKVNSLHTAITHNDTLPVVMPYKKTELIKAVPKGYEILSKEYPHLAYAPKSIKCSIYSLPLTYMGFSGYLNPFTNEAQIDGMIPIWKYPTTASHEVAHQLGYAAENEANFIGCMAAIHHPDIYFQYSGHAFALRHCLLEIFRRDPEKYDVMLAKVNKGVLKNYQESRDFWMRYQNPLEPIFKSTYDGFLKANNQTDGMQSYSYVVALLVNYFEANPEH; this comes from the coding sequence ATGCAGAACTTTGGCCGCCTCTTTATTGCCTTTTCCATTCTCCTTCAAATCGCCTTCATCAAGCTTATTGCGAAATTCCCCGAATTTGTCGAGCGTTGGTATAGTCATGGACTGTATGTTTGGATTTCCAAATCGATGCGCTTTGTTTTTGGATGGCTTCCTTTTTCGATTGGGGATGTGTTTTATACATTGGCAACCCTCTATATTCTAAGATGGTTCTATACCAATAGAAAACGTATGTTCAAGAATTTTAAGTCTTGGGCTATAGATGTTCTTATGGCCTTGTCGATGGGCTATTTGGCCTTTCATATGTTATGGGCCTTTAATTACTACCGTTTGCCACTGCACCAATCCCTCGGTTTAGAAAAAGATTATACCACTGAAGCCCTTTTATCAACTGCTGAACGCCTTACTGAAAAGGTCAACAGCTTGCATACTGCGATCACTCACAACGATACGCTTCCTGTGGTCATGCCTTATAAGAAAACGGAATTGATAAAAGCAGTTCCCAAAGGGTATGAAATACTGTCTAAAGAATACCCCCATTTGGCATATGCACCAAAAAGTATCAAATGTTCTATTTATAGTTTGCCACTCACCTATATGGGATTTAGCGGCTATTTGAATCCGTTTACCAATGAAGCTCAAATAGACGGCATGATTCCTATTTGGAAGTACCCCACAACTGCCAGCCATGAAGTAGCTCATCAATTGGGATACGCTGCCGAAAATGAAGCTAATTTTATTGGCTGTATGGCAGCTATCCACCATCCAGATATTTATTTTCAATATTCAGGACATGCCTTTGCCCTGAGACACTGTCTTTTGGAAATATTTCGAAGGGATCCTGAGAAGTACGATGTAATGCTAGCTAAGGTGAATAAAGGAGTTTTAAAAAACTACCAAGAATCCCGCGATTTTTGGATGCGTTACCAAAACCCATTAGAGCCCATATTCAAATCAACATACGATGGCTTTTTAAAAGCCAATAACCAAACAGACGGCATGCAGAGCTATAGTTATGTAGTAGCGCTATTGGTTAACTATTTTGAAGCCAACCCAGAGCATTAA
- a CDS encoding T9SS type A sorting domain-containing protein, protein MKQKLLFLGLSLFFFSFQAQVIVDCDEGPLFVTACYENNSYNEVTYTSSNGNPLMLMLIGGAIENGNDTLKILDSDGSTNLYWPTGQVVPGTFIMSIGDSITFSVVANETVSCASGELEFSEGISYMVYCVDFQEAVDVELGADQNICEETPAVLLQAEISSTSTYNYEWYQDGILISGATTDELVVTESAYYSVIIYDPIQEVPVGADATLVNFIDCENSGLIHVNIFLDANSNSVFDTGEAYFDQAQITYELNDSGYFSGVMSNTGSFTLYTSQESDSYDFNLSLQQNCYYSNTTTLSDITVSNGAEITLDFPIMEIEDCEDMYVHLYTYSPPVPGFPYNIQIQLENYGTQPNSGELEFVLDESLPLSELVVNDSPNYTIINTSTGFILEFMDIEGGSEIYIPVTVECPTTLALGETVTNSVTYTSNTDEINTNNNTASLTETVVGSYDPNDIMESHGPQILYDEFITSDEYLYYTIRFQNVGTAEAFEVRIEDVLDVQLDETTFEMLHSSHDYVVTRTGNLLVWQFDDINLPSESMDEPESHGYVHFKIKPVSGYGVGDVIPNSAAIFFDFNEPVITNTFSTEFVEILSVEDQETAEFSIHPNPANDMVYIQIEEASSELRVNVFDVLGKRVLETSYAQEQEMALDVSSLESGIYYIQLHNGARESIKKLVVK, encoded by the coding sequence ATGAAGCAAAAATTACTTTTTTTAGGCTTATCCCTCTTCTTTTTTAGTTTCCAAGCACAGGTAATTGTTGATTGTGATGAAGGGCCGTTGTTTGTTACGGCTTGTTACGAAAACAATAGCTATAATGAAGTCACTTATACAAGTTCCAATGGAAATCCGTTGATGTTAATGCTAATAGGAGGGGCTATTGAGAATGGAAATGACACCTTGAAAATATTAGATAGTGATGGCTCAACGAACCTTTATTGGCCTACAGGTCAGGTTGTACCGGGAACATTTATAATGTCTATAGGAGATTCTATTACCTTTTCTGTAGTGGCGAATGAAACTGTGAGTTGTGCCTCAGGTGAACTAGAGTTTAGTGAAGGTATTAGTTATATGGTATATTGTGTTGATTTCCAGGAGGCTGTTGATGTGGAATTAGGAGCGGATCAGAATATATGTGAAGAAACACCTGCTGTACTATTGCAGGCGGAAATATCTTCGACTAGTACATATAATTATGAATGGTATCAAGATGGCATCTTGATTTCTGGGGCAACAACAGATGAGTTGGTGGTAACCGAATCGGCTTATTATTCAGTTATTATTTATGACCCAATACAGGAAGTTCCAGTTGGGGCAGACGCCACCTTAGTGAATTTTATAGATTGTGAAAACTCAGGATTAATTCATGTAAATATATTTTTGGACGCCAATAGTAATTCTGTTTTTGATACTGGTGAGGCTTATTTTGACCAAGCCCAAATAACCTATGAGTTGAATGATTCAGGTTATTTTAGTGGTGTAATGTCCAATACAGGGAGTTTTACTTTATACACCTCTCAGGAAAGCGATTCCTATGACTTTAATTTAAGCTTACAACAAAATTGTTATTATTCCAACACAACAACGCTCTCAGATATTACCGTTTCCAATGGCGCGGAAATAACACTTGATTTTCCAATTATGGAAATTGAGGACTGTGAGGATATGTATGTCCATCTTTACACATACTCTCCTCCAGTACCTGGTTTTCCGTATAACATTCAGATTCAACTAGAAAATTATGGTACTCAACCTAATTCAGGAGAATTGGAGTTTGTTTTGGATGAATCTTTGCCTTTGAGTGAACTTGTGGTGAATGACTCTCCCAATTATACCATAATTAACACTTCGACTGGGTTTATATTGGAATTTATGGATATTGAGGGAGGTTCTGAAATATATATACCTGTGACAGTGGAATGTCCCACAACGCTAGCATTGGGAGAAACTGTTACCAATTCTGTGACTTATACATCAAATACAGATGAAATAAATACCAACAATAACACTGCAAGTTTAACTGAAACAGTTGTTGGATCTTATGATCCAAATGATATTATGGAAAGCCATGGGCCACAAATTCTTTATGATGAGTTTATAACTTCAGATGAATATTTGTATTATACCATTCGCTTTCAAAATGTGGGGACAGCCGAAGCTTTCGAAGTAAGAATTGAGGATGTCCTGGATGTTCAATTGGATGAAACTACCTTCGAAATGTTGCATTCCAGTCATGATTATGTCGTTACTAGAACAGGCAATCTATTGGTTTGGCAGTTCGATGATATTAATTTGCCAAGTGAAAGTATGGATGAGCCTGAAAGCCACGGTTACGTTCATTTTAAAATCAAACCTGTTTCAGGTTATGGAGTGGGAGATGTTATTCCTAATTCAGCGGCTATCTTTTTCGACTTTAATGAACCTGTAATTACCAATACATTCTCTACCGAATTTGTAGAGATACTTTCGGTAGAAGATCAGGAGACTGCTGAGTTTTCAATCCATCCAAATCCAGCAAATGATATGGTCTATATTCAGATAGAAGAGGCTTCTTCAGAATTGAGGGTAAACGTTTTTGATGTGTTAGGGAAGCGAGTTCTGGAAACGTCCTATGCTCAAGAACAAGAAATGGCATTGGATGTGTCTTCCTTGGAAAGTGGTATTTATTATATTCAATTGCATAACGGAGCCAGAGAAAGCATTAAAAAACTTGTCGTAAAATAG
- a CDS encoding RNA methyltransferase — MRKEIISTQNSYIKELFQLKEKSRERKKTGLFLIEGEREIGLALKGNYNIDTILFYPELFPEAQLKTLANPSIPTIQISKEVYQKLAHRSTTEGILALAKSKAHNLAQLTFKSKTPLIMVAEAPEKPGNIGALLRTADAANVDAVIIANPKTDLYNPNIIRSSVGCVFTNTIAVGSTSDIIAFLKDHNIAMYCAALQASVGYHTQDYTGPTALVVGTEDTGLSDEWRTNSTQNIIIPMQGAIDSMNVSVAAGILIFEAKRQRQFL; from the coding sequence GTGAGAAAAGAAATAATCAGTACTCAAAATTCCTACATTAAAGAGTTGTTTCAACTAAAGGAGAAATCCCGTGAACGTAAAAAAACAGGGCTTTTTCTCATTGAAGGAGAAAGAGAAATTGGCTTGGCACTCAAGGGCAATTATAACATTGATACTATTTTATTTTATCCTGAGTTATTTCCGGAAGCCCAACTTAAAACCTTGGCAAATCCATCTATCCCAACTATACAAATCTCAAAGGAAGTATATCAAAAGTTGGCGCACCGCTCTACCACAGAAGGTATTTTGGCTCTTGCTAAATCCAAAGCTCACAATTTGGCCCAACTTACATTTAAGTCAAAAACCCCATTAATCATGGTAGCCGAAGCCCCTGAAAAACCAGGAAACATAGGCGCTTTACTTCGTACGGCCGATGCCGCCAATGTGGATGCCGTGATTATTGCCAACCCCAAAACCGATTTATACAACCCAAATATCATTCGCTCCAGTGTGGGATGTGTCTTTACCAATACGATTGCAGTGGGCAGCACTTCCGATATTATTGCCTTTTTAAAAGACCACAACATTGCTATGTATTGTGCCGCGTTGCAGGCTTCGGTGGGATATCACACCCAAGACTACACAGGTCCTACGGCCTTGGTAGTGGGGACTGAAGACACTGGTCTTAGTGACGAATGGCGCACTAATTCAACTCAAAATATTATCATCCCAATGCAAGGTGCTATCGATTCCATGAATGTTTCGGTGGCTGCAGGCATCCTGATATTTGAAGCCAAAAGACAACGTCAGTTTTTATAA